The following are encoded in a window of Plasmodium cynomolgi strain B DNA, chromosome 4, whole genome shotgun sequence genomic DNA:
- a CDS encoding 3'-5' exonuclease domain containing protein (putative), translated as MRRRTSSVSYGYLNLTVSDKIMPYMEGLKKKIIYVNSSKDCKAYVQEIQKSIYAGKLNCMGVDVEGYKIGRNGTVSLIQICAQDVYLFDVYKCDNIYLFINCLKELLEDRRIVKITHDCREDCSILFNQYSISLNNIFDTQVAFNLLLKETKKELYQISYDDLLYKCLLLNNMHKIYFHKVISLDQKIYLKRPIAKELIHYAIQDVIYLKPLMLNLVDRLLRVCKEGEAGSELFGEDDSRSVENSDDVISEGTHSNLSEHKINLIKRVVKLSERYINYQFLNTHVKNEKELQKGMTLDGMIVSCNNLNLYVKLNLSRTGVITNCLRNEFEIGDVVKCVILGFCSNDYIKLGLCDPSLCVSVKMMFAQKKAHDSRDFVRSERMNEHARSSACGIQHEI; from the exons ATGCGCAGAAGAACGAGCAGTGTTTCTTACGGATACCTAAACCTAACCGTGAGTGACAAAATTATGCCTTACATGGAAGGGCTAAAGAAGAAGATAATATATGTTAACAGTTCCAAAGACTGCAAAGCGTATGTGCAGGAAATTCAAAAGAGTATCTACGCTGGCAAACTAAATTGTATGGGAGTGGATGTAGAAGGATATAAAATAGGGAGAAACGGAACAGTAAGTCTTATACAAATATGCGCACAGGATGTGTACCTGTTCGACGTGTACAAATGTGATAATATCTATCTCTTCATTAACTGTTTAAAGGAGTTACTGGAAGATAGACGAATCGTAAAGATCACACATGACTGCAGGGAAGACTGTTCTATTTTGTTCAACCAGTATAGCATTAGCCTTAACAACATATTCGACACACAAGTAGCGTTTAACTTACTTTTgaaggaaacgaaaaaggagtTATATCAAATAAGTTACGACGATTTGCTATATAAATGCttacttttaaataatatgcacaaaatatattttcataaagtAATTTCTTTGGAtcagaaaatatatttgaagAGACCTATAGCGAAGGAACTGATTCATTATGCTATCCAAGATGTCATATATTTAAAGCCGCTCATGTTGAATTTGGTGGATAGGCTACTCCGTGTGTGtaaagaaggggaagcagGAAGTGAGTTATTTGGTGAAGACGACTCGCGCAGTGTTGAAAACAGTGATGATGTGATTAGTGAAGGGACACATAGCAACTTAAGTGAACATAAGATTAACTTAATAAAACGTGTTGTAAAGCTGAGTGAGAGGTACATCAATTACCAGTTTTTAAACACtcatgttaaaaatgagaaagagtTACAGAAGGGAATGACTCTCGATGGCATGATCGTCTCCTGCAACAATTTAAACCTCTATGTCAAGTTGAATTTGAGCAGGACGGGTGTCATAACGAACTGTCTGAGGAACGAGTTCGAAATCGGGGACGTGGTTAAGTGTGTCATCTTGGGGTTTTGCAGTAATGATTACATCAAACTGGGGTTGTGCGACCCGTCCCTGTGTGTG AGCGTAAAAATGATGTTCGCACAAAAGAAAGCACACGACAGCCGCGATTTTGTGAGGAGCGAAAGAATGAATGAGCATGCGCGTAGCTCAGCATGCGGCATTCAGCACGAAATCTAG
- a CDS encoding hexose transporter (putative): MKKSSKEISSSQSSKNSGSDGFFNTSLKYVLAACLASFIFGYQVSVLNTIKNFIVIEFGWCENNKVECPESTLKSSFLLASVFIGAVVGSGFSGFLVQHGRRFSLLVIYNFFILVSILTSITHHFHTILFSRLLSGFGIGLITVSVPMYISEMTHKDKKGAYGVLHQLFITFGIFIAVLLGMAMGEVPEDQVGKQADPLGTFQKTWWRLMFFFPCLISILGIVLLTFFFKEETPYYLFEKGKVEESKKILKKIYGSDNVDEPLKAIKDAVEQNEAAKKNSISLMRAMKIPSYRYVILLGCILSGLQQFTGINVLVSNSNELYKEFLSKSLITTLSVIMTVVNFLMTFPAIYIVEKLGRKTLLLCGCAGVICAFLPTAIANQIDRQSTFVRNLSIAATFLMIISFAVSYGPVLWIYLHEMFPSEIKDSAASLASLVNWMCAIIVETKGSEIGTSPYITLEERQKYMGKSAV, from the exons ATGAAGAAGAGCAGCAAGGAGATTTCCTCCTCCCAGTCGTCAAAAAATAGTGGAAGCGATGGCTTCTTTAATACGTCCCTAAAGTATGTATTGGCGGCCTGCCTGGCGTCATTCATTTTTGGTTACCAAGTCAGTGTGTTGAATACAATCAAAAATTTCATCGTAATTGAATTCGGATGGTGTGAAAATAACAAAGTGGAGTGTCCTGAGAGTACGTTGAAGAGTTCGTTCCTCTTGGCATCGGTCTTTATAGGTGCCGTGGTTGGGAGTGGATTTTCGGGCTTCCTAGTTCAGCATGGAAGAAGGTTTTCGCTGTTAGtgatatacaatttttttattttggtgAGTATATTGACATCGATTACGCATCACTTCCACACGATTTTGTTTTCACGTCTTCTGAGCGGATTCGGAATAGGACTAATCACAGTGAGTGTACCCATGTACATTTCAGAGATGACCCACAAGGATAAAAAGGGAGCCTATGGAGTCCTGCATCAGTTGTTCATCACCTTTGGTATATTCATAGCAGTGCTGTTAGGAATGGCCATGGGGGAAGTACCAGAAGACCAAGTAGGAAAACAAGCGGACCCTTTGGGAACTTTTCAGAAGACATGGTGGAGacttatgttttttttcccgtgccTTATTTCCATCCTGGGCATCGTTCTgttgaccttttttttcaaagaggAGACTCCGTATTACTTATTTGAGAAAGGGAAGGTAGAAGAAtcgaagaaaattttaaaaaagatatacGGAAGTGATAATGTGGATGAGCCGTTGAAGGCAATTAAAGATGCAGTGGAACAGAACGAGGCAGCGAAGAAAAATTCCATTTCGTTAATGAGAGCGATGAAGATTCCTTCCTACCGCTATGTCATCCTGTTGGGTTGTATTCTCTCCGGTCTGCAGCAGTTCACCGGTATTAACGTCTTGGTGTCCAATTCGAACGAACTGTACAAAGAATTTCTGAGCAAAAGTTTGATAACAACCCTAAGTGTGATAATGACAGtagtgaattttttaatgaccTTTCCAGCGATCTACATTGTAGAGAAGTTAGGAAGAAAGACTTTGCTCCTTTGTGGATGTGCAGGAGTTATTTGTGCCTTCTTACCTACAGCCATAGCTAATCAGATTGATAGACAGTCCACTTTTGTGAGAAATCTTTCCATTGCTGCAACTTTCCTGATGATTATTTCGTTTGCCGTTTCGTACGGACCTGTGTTGTGGATTTATTTACACGAAATGTTTCCCTCAGAAATTAAGGACAGCGCGGCTAGCTTGGCTTCTTTGGTCAATTGGATGTGTGCTATTATAGTG GAGACAAAGGGCAGTGAAATTGGCACAAGTCCATACATTACCCTGGAGGAGAGGCAGAAGTACATGGGCAAGTCGGCCGTGTGA
- a CDS encoding 5'-3' exoribonuclease (putative), which yields MPKHLLVKGAVYLAALAWMSSAGIPGLHKWVIQNFPSCVKIVEKNSLLDVTHLRRNFTHRREHKKGGNDWKKKPTKIGHVDNLLFDMNQLLHKANVQFVNDDQYFCKLSYLIRNVLKKFPPQKNIVFAIDGICPFSKLKLQIKRRAKGKKVHDGDNSNDITCGSPFIQKVSTFLRNFVTFLVSLPKYEHIKVFISTDKEVGEGELKLMNWIQNYVGGNRSRHEGGRSCVGGRSAADESFVIVGADADLLLQCLALKDVRNVCVYTYQTFLVDVGAWERKKKEDHLAGLGLPNGEVHPNGEAHHTGEAHHTGTSSPKWKKKKIKVLYNLNTFTNLFWMKYPRAIDQIRRDMLILFILKGNDYLPKIREGNFSTFFEAYFNMLDTEMKLEETEGSPYGGLLTEEYTMNGPQFVRYLNHVHKLVSLPRYYLQRFKDRANEDDKIGGTETDEEGRGVFKEHMSYLPLSLLNELISKRKINKKDLHIDVQKEEGSDLFRCTMTQCYMDGRTSTYFGSSRRKKIAMHLASHDYLESEFPACMRFVDSGLLRKIVQGGEQRSGTPDGNLKEERESPPERKNGAIRKEDQRGDEAFGKEQLVNPPVEEEHRKTELRLKTFYEQNCGGEKNYQEEMNSCENYLQGVHWLVQMYTQTCCLNFNFFYKYAASPSLLSLYYFLSGAGTQVEKRTQVEKQTEGEKRAEGEKRTEGERRTKAEKLTKAEKLTEGENLPDMEQTANRENGETNILQNINLNVFRNNQEYHSFINFCVGRYGRGVAKEEEREKEEPPRQAPQKYYFENIYDILFCKNANIVMSRIQKLNQQLKGNLHRQKQIVKYYWDVYASRMKKCCKVIFYKGKKIYVGKFALFRISFQNEDSRNGASADGGETLSRGFNISSRMGLAPKQMFLKIA from the exons ATGCCCAAGCACCTACTGGTCAAAGGCGCAGTGTACCTAGCGGCACTGGCCTGGATGAGCAGCGCAGGTATACCGGGACTTCACAAATGGGTGATCCAAAACTTCCCCAGTTGCGTGAAGATAGTGGAGAAGAACAGCCTTCTGGACGTGACTCACTTGAGGAGGAACTTCACACATAGAagggaacataaaaaaggaggcaatgATTGGAAGAAGAAACCAACGAAGATCGGTCACGTGGATAACCTCCTATTTGATATGAACCAACTGCTACACAAAGCCAACGTCCAATTTGTTAACGACGATCAGTATTTTTGCAAGCTCTCCTATTTAATAAGAAACgtattgaaaaaattccccccgCAGAAAAATATAGTGTTCGCAATAGATGgcatttgtcctttttcgAAACTGAAGCTGCAAATTAAAAGACGAGCGAAAGGAAAGAAGGTGCATGATGGAGACAACTCAAACGATATAACATGTGGCAGTCCCTTTATTCAAAAGGTATCAACATTTCTCCGAAATTTTGTGACGTTTTTAGTATCGCTTCCAAAGTATGAGCATATAAAAGTGTTCATATCCACTGATAAGGAGGTGGGGGAGGGAGAACTGAAATTGATGAATTGGATTCAGAACTACGTAGGGGGGAACCGTTCGCGACATGAGGGGGGTAGGAGTTGTGTGGGTGGTCGAAGCGCGGCGGACGAATCGTTCGTCATCGTGGGGGCAGATGCGGATCTTCTCCTTCAGTGCTTAGCTTTGAAGGACGTGCGGAATGTGTGCGTGTACACGTATCAGACGTTCCTCGTAGATGTGGGGGCGtgggaaaggaagaagaaggaggaccACCTCGCGGGGTTGGGcctcccaaatggggaagtccacccaaatggggaagcccACCATACTGGGGAAGCCCACCACACTGGGACCTCCTCtccaaagtggaagaagaaaaaaataaaagtccTGTACAACCTGAACACATTTACGAACCTCTTTTGGATGAAGTACCCGAGGGCCATCGACCAAATCAGACGAGACATGCTCATCCTGTTTATCCTAAAAGGGAACGACTATTTGCCGAAAATCAGGGAAGGAAATTTCTCCACCTTTTTTGAGGCCTATTTTAACATGCTAGACACCGAAATGAAGTTAGAAGAAACTGAGGGGAGTCCCTACGGAGGACTTCTAACAGAGGAGTATACTATGAATGGGCCCCAATTTGTACGATATTTAAACCACGTGCATAAGCTGGTGAGCCTGCCAAGGTACTATCTGCAGAGATTCAAAGATCGTGCAAATGAGGATGATAAAATTGGGGGAACAGAAACAGATGAAGAAGGAAGGGGTGTATTCAAAGAGCACATGTCGTACCTCCCACTCTCTCTTCTAAACGAACTGATcagcaaaaggaaaataaataaaaaagatttgcACATTGATGtgcagaaggaggagggCTCCGATTTGTTCAGATGTACCATGACACAGTGCTACATGGACGGAAGGACTTCCACGTATTTTGGTTCCtccaggaggaagaagattGCCATGCACCTCGCCTCGCATGATTATTTGGAAAGCGAATTCCCCGCATGCATGCGCTTTGTTGATTCAGGGCTGCTCAGGAAGATCGTccaagggggggagcaaAGAAGCGGCACCCCGGATGGCAAtttgaaagaagaaagagagTCACCAcctgaaaggaaaaatggagcaaTACGTAAGGAAGACCAACGTGGGGATGAGGCGTTTGGAAAAGAACAGTTGGTGAACCCCCCCGTGGAGGAAGAACATCGCAAAACGGAACTCCGGTTGAAAACCTTTTACGAGCAAAAttgtggaggggaaaaaaattaccaggAGGAAATGAACAGCTGCGAGAACTACCTCCAGGGGGTCCACTGGCTAGTCCAAATGTACACACAAACGTGTTGCCtcaattttaactttttctaCAAGTACGCAGCGAGTCCCTCTCTGCTCAGCTTGTACTACTTCCTATCCGGGGCGGGCACCCAGGTTGAGAAGCGGACCCAGGTTGAGAAGCAGACCGAGGGTGAGAAGCGGGCCGAGGGTGAGAAGCGGACCGAGGGTGAGAGGCGGACCAAGGCGGAGAAGCTGACCAAGGCGGAGAAGCTGACCGAGGGTGAGAACCTCCCCGACATGGAACAAACGGCCAATCGCGAGAACGGAGAGACGAACATCCTGCAAAACATTAACCTGAACGTGTTCAGAAATAACCAGGAGTATCACAGCTTCATAAATTTCTGCGTGGGGAGGTACGGGCGAGGGGTtgcgaaggaggaagaacgagaaaaagaagaaccccCCCGTCAAGCTCCACAAAAATATTactttgaaaatatatacgaCATTCTTTTctgcaaaaatgcaaatatagTGATGAGTCGGATCCAAAAATTGAACCAACAGTTAAAGGGAAATCTACACAGACAGAAACAAATTGTGAAGTATTACTGGGATGTGTATGCAAGtaggatgaaaaaatgctgTAAAGTGATTTTCtacaaagggaagaaaatatatgttgGTAAGTTTGCTCTCTTCCGGATTTCGTTCCAGAATGAGGACTCTCGCAATGGGGCAAGTGCAGATGGGGGAGAAACACTTTCTCGTGGGTTCAACATTTCCAGTCGTATGG GGTTGGCTCCCAAACagatgtttttaaaaattgcataa
- a CDS encoding aspartate aminotransferase mitochondrial precursor (putative), producing the protein MDALIGQLEDVEPDNILKSAEEFKNDKSDVKVNLSIGVCCDENGQLHIFKSVLEAEKLVQQRYKEKPYLLSNGTKEFSLLTQKLIFGENSKYVMEKKICTVQAIGGTGAIFIALQLFKRLHIHEICVTNRPYINHVNMITSYGFKVKYISFFEDKLVNINYDAFLYDLRNLEDGSVVMLQVSCYNPCSTNMEEIYFDQIADIVCKKKHVIVFDVAYQGFGSPNLNDDVSLIRKFEERGISFVVCQSFSKNMSLYGERAGALHIICKSKEERKIMANNLRIIIRKFYSSPTIHTNRIVCQLLENEKLKSEWINDLRELSERVHKNRVLFFEKMEFYQKKYDLNYDWSVYKKQSGIFSFVPLFAGIYDKLKEHHIYIIDNGRINVSGITARNVDYVAEKACLCLAVEQRDQAGSQAMS; encoded by the coding sequence ATGGACGCGCTGATCGGCCAGCTGGAGGACGTCGAGCCAGACAACATCCTCAAAAGCGCGGAGGAATTCAAAAACGACAAGTCGGACGTGAAAGTAAACCTATCGATAGGAGTGTGCTGTGACGAGAATGGACAGTTGCACATATTTAAAAGTGTGCTGGAGGCAGAAAAATTAGTGCAGCAAAGGTACAAGGAAAAACCATACTTGTTAAGCAACGGGACGAAggaattttcccttttaacgCAGAAACTGATCTTTggagaaaattcaaaatatgtaatggaaaaaaaaatatgcacagttCAGGCAATAGGAGGCACAGGCGCCATTTTCATAGCTCtgcaattatttaaaaggcTACACATTCATGAAATATGCGTTACGAACAGGCCGTATATAAATCACGTAAACATGATAACATCGTACGGATTTAAAGTTAagtacatttctttttttgaggaTAAATTGGTGAATATAAATTATGACGCCTTTTTATATGATTTGCGAAATTTGGAGGATGGGTCTGTTGTGATGCTGCAGGTTTCCTGCTACAATCCATGCAGCACGAACATGgaggaaatttattttgaccAAATAGCAGAcattgtttgtaaaaaaaaacacgtaaTTGTGTTCGACGTTGCTTACCAAGGATTCGGATCCCCCAATTTGAACGATGATGTGTCCTTaattagaaaatttgaagagaGAGGAATATCCTTTGTCGTGTGTCAATCgttttcgaaaaatatgtCCCTTTATGGGGAACGAGCTGGGGCATTGCACATTATCTGCAAATCGaaagaggagagaaaaattatggcAAATAATCTTCGCATCATTATTCGCAAGTTTTATTCCTCCCCCACGATTCACACGAATAGGATTGTTTGCCAACttttggaaaatgaaaaattaaaatccgAGTGGATAAATGACTTACGGGAACTATCTGAAcgtgttcataaaaatagagtcctcttttttgagaaaatggAGTTTtaccagaaaaaatatgacctGAATTACGACTGGAGTGTGTATAAAAAGCAGAGCgggattttttccttcgtccCGCTGTTCGCCGGAATTTACGACAAGCTGAAGGAGCACCACATCTACATCATCGACAACGGACGCATAAACGTGTCTGGCATCACGGCTCGCAACGTGGACTACGTGGCGGAGAAGGCGTGTCTTTGTCTGGCGGTCGAGCAGAGGGACCAAGCGGGGAGTCAAGCAATGAGTTAA
- a CDS encoding dynein light polypeptide 4 axonemal (putative): MNSENLSQNLKKHMQSLLIRKSDIPYYNQNNIVDIITGVLDKYSDANTNEINVENAIKNIKEILDKSFGAGWICLIGESFSFNISAKGYLAIVVYKC, translated from the exons atgaactcgGAAAATCTATCGCAGAATTTAAAGAAGCATATGCAAAGCTTATTAATAAGG AAATCCGACATACCCTATTACAACCAAAACAACATCGTGGATATCATCACCGGGGTCCTGGACAAATATTCGGATGCGAATACGAACGAAATTAATGTCGAA AATGccataaaaaacataaaagaaattttggACAAAAGCTTTGGAGCCGGCTGGATATGCCTGATTGGGGagtctttttctttcaacaTCTCGGCGAAG GGCTATTTAGCTATCGTGGTGTATAAATGCTGA
- a CDS encoding hypothetical protein (putative), with protein MKSITENVKYENKKFKEEVNRLTTNPVERTLLDCYKSKLDEYIALANCKGNKIQQLEREVISVRTSAELLSKKNATLTEDKKRLLKGSENLKRDNIQLQTELENARRENQQLRDELFYKDMKMNYLVSILNVVDETILGDGGGGATQRVGAAQRRGAAHKGGPEGNHQTDKHPAMSGAKKTAQRDTKPEGCAIQKMNKKILIKSIVQKIKDINKKIHKEGDTVGALPSNVEVVEEETSAEVITRKDKHEGGRNQSDSRQLMEAYFNCNFTLNESARDGSTGENTHAAFFVNGDQLDQVGNDPSAVASVTGEDGAEPSHGAE; from the exons atgaagagcataactgaaaatgtaaaatatgaaaataaaaaattcaaagagGAAGTAAACAGATTAACTACCAACCCTGTGGAGAGGACCCTCCTGGATTGTTATAAAAGCAAGCTAGACGAGTATATAGCCTTAGCTAACTGTAAGGGGAATAAGATTCAGCAGTTGGAGAGGGAAGTGATATCTGTGAGGACCTCCGCAGAGTtactctccaaaaaaaatgcaactcTGACGGAGGATAAGAAACGCTTACTCAAGGGCAGTGAGAATTTGAAGAGGGACAACATACAGCTGCAAACCGAATTGGAAAATGCAAGACGGGAGAATCAGCAACTGAGAGATGAACTCTTTTATAAGGATATGAAAATGAACTACCTGGTCAGCATCTTGAACGTGGTCGATGAGACCATCCTGGGTGACGGCGGGGGGGGAGCGACTCAAAGAGTGGGAGCTGCCCAAAGGAGAGGAGCTGCTCATAAGGGGGGCCCCGAAGGGAATCACCAAACAGACAAGCATCCCGCTATGAGCGGTGCGAAAAAGACTGCCCAACGTGACACGAAACCGGAGGGATGTGCCATCCAaaagatgaacaaaaaaatattgatcaAATCGATCgtccaaaaaataaaggacaTAAATAAGAAGATCCACAAAGAGGGGGATACAGTGGGAGCGTTACCAAGCAACGTGGAGGTCGTAGAAGAGGAGACATCCGCAGAGGTCATCACACGGAAGGACAAACacgagggggggagaaaccAAAGTGACAGTCGTCAACTAATGGAAGCCTATTTCAATTGCAACTTTACGCTCAACGAGAGTGCACGGGATGGCTCAACGGGGGAAAATACACACGCAGCTTTTTTCGTGAATGGTG ATCAGCTGGACCAAGTGGGGAACGACCCTAGCGCTGTTGCCTCGGTGACGGGGGAGGACGGAGCAGAACCGAGTCACGGCGCGGAGTAG
- a CDS encoding hypothetical protein (putative), protein YVPLFTKNKRNEFFNCLRYENKQFQAYENFSKKYEIEKYKYYLKVERKIEVNYNTDILEELNSDSHELDRKNEQYFESLLDDIYNDQKYAKDSELCDPRFNWMRKLPNEDIVKLKVLLLKKAIYFLPICNKIFQDKNKKHRLYNNYYIDDNMSKELDGQCEEFLEEFNMIIYEANCLSPRWGETIISDAYRIFHHNKIKADEEKKKKEELKNQAKKQKQKETKLKETTEKANLLAKEIIEVGPTSSEPTQNE, encoded by the exons TATGTACCTTTATtcacaaaaaacaaaagaaatgaattttttaactgtttaagatatgaaaataaacaatttcaagcatatgaaaatttctccaagaaatatgaaatcgaaaaatacaaatactACCTCAAAGTTGAGAGGAAGATTGAGGTCAATTACAACACGGATATTTTGGAAGAGCTGAATTCGGACTCACATGAGTTGGACAGAAAAAACGAGCAATACTTTGAGAGCCTGCTGGATGATATTTACAATGATCAGAAGTATGCCAAGGACAGCGAGCTCTGTGACCCTCGCTTCAACTGGATGAG AAAACTACCCAATGAAGACATCGTGAAGCTTAAGGTGCTGCTGCTTAAGAAGGCCATCTACTTCCTCCCCATATGcaacaaaatatttcaagacaaaaataaaaagcaccGCTTGTACAACAACTACTACATTGATGATAACATGTCCAAGGAGCTGGACGGG CAATGTGAAGAGTTTTTAGAAGAATTCAATATGATCATTTATGAGGCCAACTGCTTATCTCCAAGATGGG GCGAAACCATCATCTCGGACGCCTACCGAATCTTCCACCACAACAAAATCAAGGcggatgaagaaaagaagaagaaggaagaactgAAGAACCAggcgaagaagcaaaagcagaaggaaacaaaattgaaggaaACAACGGAAAAGGCTAATTTGTTAGCTAAAGAGATCATCGAGGTAGGTCCCACGTCTTCCGAGCCAACGCAAAACGAgtag